In a genomic window of Methylobacter sp. YRD-M1:
- a CDS encoding zinc ribbon-containing protein has product MNKNKFIAAYNEFMKHLHETMDETIHSLADALEISKEKTRRSTDLTKDEVDQVSDYVKRDIEHAAHGLSETRDTESLSEWFKFDIELVENFALDAFLSLADKTRLELAKLEQLAELNTYHTGDITGPGTFVCDQCDKQIAFKSTSEIPECPACHGKTFVRL; this is encoded by the coding sequence ATGAATAAAAATAAATTTATCGCCGCCTATAACGAGTTCATGAAGCATTTGCATGAAACCATGGATGAGACCATCCACTCATTAGCAGATGCATTGGAAATTTCGAAAGAAAAAACCAGAAGATCCACCGATTTGACCAAAGATGAAGTCGATCAAGTATCGGATTATGTGAAACGCGATATTGAACATGCCGCGCATGGCCTATCCGAAACAAGAGACACCGAGTCACTCTCGGAGTGGTTTAAATTTGATATTGAGCTGGTTGAAAACTTTGCCCTGGACGCTTTTTTAAGCCTTGCCGATAAAACCCGTCTTGAACTTGCAAAACTAGAACAATTGGCGGAGCTAAACACTTATCATACCGGCGATATTACTGGGCCTGGAACATTCGTTTGCGATCAATGCGACAAGCAAATAGCCTTTAAATCGACCAGCGAAATTCCCGAATGCCCAGCCTGTCACGGTAAAACCTTTGTCCGCCTTTGA